The DNA region TGACTCAAAAGACGGTAATACAAAGCCATCCATCTGGAAGAAAGATCACGATAGTGTAAATTGAGAGTATCAAAGAACGGAAAGGCAGAAAAGGCGACAAAAGGCAATAACAAAAACCGAGTTCCAGTATTGAACATGTTCATGTTTAGCATTGTATTGTTCTCAATTATGCACAGGTGAGGCAGTATAGCACAAATAACGCAAGTAATAGCAAGCACTTTCTTTCACGACATTAATTCCCCCATTAGTTACACAAAAACTGACAATAGCTACAAAGTATTATTATTGCAGTGCTTTTACTGGTTACCGAGAAAattaagggaaagaaaaaaacagcCAAACACAAAAATACGATACCAAACAATAAAATCTCGTAAGTGAGACTCAGTCAGGGTACAGCATTTCcaatttttatatagaaaatcaACAATTAAGTTTCATGAACTAAACGACACCAAAAAAGAAATCCTCAgactttttcattctttctggGTTTCCTGAACTTTCtcccaataaaaatattttcataatgaaCTTTTcgagaagaaaaaattaaaattagcgGCATGACATTGTTTTGAGCTGGAAATTAGGGCACAGAGAaagaagtagagagagagagagagagagtgtgtgtgtctTACGGAGAGGATGAGGCCACTGGGGCAAGAGTCGTGGAGGTCGAATGCACGAAGGAGATAGGCGGCGAGGTCGGAGATGGTCTTCATTTCCGGTTTGAGGAGAAGCCAACTTCGCCTGAGTCCCTCCTTCAACTGTGATTTGTTCATAACGTTCCGGTGCTCGAAATCCAAACGAACCCTCAAGCTCTCCATCGAAGCACACCGAGAGCGATTAAGCGTGCAAGTGAAATAGAAAGGGCGCAGATTTGAGAGCAGTGTAGTGTACTGCAGCAAGTGCAGGCCAGTCAGGGCTTCCTCGGTTCCTTAAACCCGCAGTGAGTGGGTTTCCGTTTCCCATAGCAACTGTCGGGGTGGCAATTCGTAATCATGTCGCGTGAAGTAACGggtatttaattaataacattTCTGTTCGTCATCTTCACCTCCTTTATAAATATAGAGTAATACTACACAATAtcttacaccacacattttatatattaaaatattattttttattttttatattttttatttcattttattcttattaaactaattaaattattttatttatcattcacacactacatatttattatagaaaaaataaaaataaaataaaataaatatgatgtgtgaagtgtgaagataacaagaagaattttctataaatatatatatattttacattttttaaattaattaaatttttttattcattatcccatatatcatatatttaataaaaaaataaaaaattatatatgatatacgGTGTAATAagaatgataagtaaaatttttcctaactatataaattaatgtcaaCTCTACCCGTGAAGCTCAGTAGATCAAATTTGTAAATTCTAACTGATGAAACAATGATTTGACACAACATTCAGAATGGCGGGCTCCTTCTCTCTCTACTCTGGGAGTATGAGCATGTAAGgtgtttgtttctttatttctgATACAAAGAATTCGTCTCTCAGTGCACACTGAGAGCTTAATCCTTCAGTTCAAGCTTCATAGCTTTATGCAGTTATTTTAATCAAGATAGTTACTAGAGTTTTGGTCATGTGGTTTAGAAGGGCAGTTCCAATTTACAcagaattcaaaagaagaacaCACTAGTACAAGCAATCACAAGCATGGGGGAAGAAGATCTCACAAAACTATGGGAAGGCCTCAACCTCAAGgcaaatgaagaagaattaATCAAGCTATCATCAGATGAAGCATTACGGGCAGCTGCAAAAAGAGGAGCAAATTGTCTAATGGCAATGGTCATCAGTGAAAGAAGTTTTAACAAAAAAGCTTTTCATACAACAATGCAGCAAGTGTGGAAAGTAGAAGCAGACATGTCCTTCACTGAAATAGGAGAAAAAAGTTTTATTATGGAATTCAAAAGTGCAACTGACAAAAGGAAAATCCTCCAAGGGAGACCATGGAAATTTGACAGAAGCCTTATAGCCATTCAAGATGTAGATAGTAACCTTCCCCCGAATGGAGTCAGCTTTACTCATGAGCCCTTCTGGGTTCAACTACACAATCTACCTTTAGTTGGGATGAATGAGAAATATGGCAACCAGAATACCTCTGGTATTGGAAATGTACTAAGAGTTGAAGTTGACAGGGAAGGACATGGTTGGGGGAGGTGCTTGAGAGTGCAGGTGGAAGTGGACCTCACAAAACCACTAGCCCGGGGAAGATGGATCCAAGCTGGGGAGAAAAAGGTCTAGGTagctttcaaatatgaaagattaCCGAGTTTTTGCTTTACATGTGGGGTTATAAAACACCAGGCGAGAGGGTGCCAAAACCAGAGGTATGGGAATCAATTTCAACCTGACCTCCCTACACAATATGGTGCTTGGCTACGAGCTGCTCCATCCAAGTTTCATACCATGACAACCAAGCATTACAGAGGAGGTTTTGCATCTCCTAGCCCAGAAGACAAGCAATAGCAGCCAACCAATGCCAAAGAGAACGAAGAGAACAGTAACAAGAGGGCAGGCAGCAGGCAAGACACTAGGGAACCATCTCAGGAAAAGGCTATGGAGCTAGAACCAGAGCTCCTAGTTTCAATGCATACCCTGACAGAAGGATTACCAAGTCAGAAGGGAAGTCAAAGGGGGTTACAAACCAGGTGATAATTTACATACAGTGAATCCTAACAACTCCTATCTTATATCTAAGAATAGTACTTCTAAGGCTAATCTGCATATAGGGTTGAAACCAACAACCCCCCTAAATTAAATATGTCAAGATATGGACATGGATCATGTGCCACTCAAAATAGAATTAGAGTAGAAAAGGGACCACCCAAACTTGCCAAAAAAAGCCAAAGCCCCCCAACAAGTGAAAATCCTTCCTCAACCTAAACCTGCCCTAATCCCAATTAACACAAGAAAGGCAAGTTGGAAAAGAAAAGCCAGGGAACTACCCCCACAAACCCCAATGAGGCTACTGGACCATTCAAACTCTAAGGTGGAGGCTGCTATGCAGTCCCACCAAACCCCATGAATTGCCttagttggaactgtcgagggcttgggaacccttaaCAGTTCGAGAACTTCACCACTTGGTGAAGGATAAGACCCCGGACTTTGTCTTCCTCATGGAAACAAAGTGCAACAGAAACTCACTTGGAGATGTACTACTAATGGACTATTCACTATAAAAGGTGCTTACCACTTACCAACTGAAAtccaacaaagagaaaaaggacAGGCAAGCAATGCTCAACAGGATAGAACATGGAGGAAACTGTGGAAGCTAGCGGTCCCAAATGTAGAAAAGCTTTTTCTATGGAAGGCTTGCAATGATCTCCTGCCCAcaagaaataaatctttttaagaagAAAGTTATTGATGATCCAAACTGCCCGATATGTCTACAGCAGGTAGAAAGCATTGAACATGTCATCTGGGAATGTGAGGCAGCAAGAGATGTATGGGGACTATACTCTAGGCAGCTACAAAAGAGGAGCATAAGGAATCAATCTTTTAGAGAACTGGTAACCAATCTCATGGAGGTTCTAAATAAAGAGATGCTTACTGAAATGGCAGTAGTAGCATGGAGACTATgcaagagaagaaatgaagcTATCTTTCAAAAGGTTTTCACCAGCCCCTCGATCTTATGGAGACAAATTCATCAAAAATTACAAGACCTCAGTCTCCTGAACCACAAACCTCCACATTCAAGCTCCTCAAATGTCATGGCCAACTCAATGGACCAGTGGAAAGCACCCCTTATTGATCACTACAAAATCAATTGGGACGCTGCCATTGACCACAAGAATTGTCGAGTGGGCATTGGCACAATCATAAGAAACTGGGAAGGTCAAGTCATGGGGACCATGAAGATGAACAGGCCCCTTTATCCTGATCCTTACCTTGCAGAATCATATGCAGCTTTGCAAGCTACTTTACTGGGCGTTAACATGGGACTTAGGAAAATAATTCTGGAAGGAGATGCTCTCAAAGTTGTCAAAGAGATAAATGGAGACAATGAGAATTGGGGACAGGCTGGGATGATCATCTCAGAGGTAAAGTAGACCCTATCCAGATTCACAAGCTGGCAAGTGATACACACTAAACGATCCTCTAACCAGGAGGCCCATTGCTTAGCTAGAAAAGCTCTTGAAATTGATAATGTTATTGTGGAACTTGAATAGTTTCCAATTTGTAATGTTATTTTGTATTGCATTATTATGAGGAATACATATgatgatttcaaaaaaaaaaattgtaaattctAACTCGATTTATTTAAATAACGAGTCTTATGGTGTCACGTCATCCAtttttatctatataataattatttaaaaataagtcaacaaaataaactcattttaacctATATcatgtaaataaattgaatgaacaTGTATAACTCATTTgacataattaatataatttcatataaaagttaaaatctatactTATTATTAAccataatatctaaaaataaataaatactaccTAATAACAAAATAGGTCAACAGATCAAAGAAAATGAGTGTTGGCTTCACTTAAAAGACCGGTTAATGGCCCAATTAGCAAATCATTTTAAGAAGCAATACCAGTACAAaaagatcttataaaaataaatttataaaacttatatgagttcatatgatacattagatttactttataataaaaataaatttataatctaacgtaaaATATCAAATCATGTAAGTTTATACGtttaattttgtaagatttttttttttttaactaaagtatttctcatccTTTACGCCACTCTCCTTCTTACATTAGGTGGTTGCCAATGTAAGATTTTTGAAATGGTTTAAAAAATCTCCTCCCACACTAAACAAACCTCTCATTGTTGTTACATTGAATGTCTAGTATTGAAGTGGTAACTGTCCTATAAATCGAATGAACCTATCATTCTTTTGTTGGAGGTCATACTGCAAAATGGCAACCACCTATAGAGAGAAATTCATCCAAAACTTAAGAAGAAAAGAGCCTGTCAATACAATAGAGAATGTtttatgagaagaaaatttttattccaaaaaatagtattttcgtCCCGAAAATATTTTTGGTACAAAAGAAATTTCGTCCCAAGGTTGTCCTAGCTTAACTATCCTTAAAGATTTTTTGGAACAAAATatcttcaaataattaaaaaaaaacttgaatagACATGTTTAATATCTTCAAAAATACATTAGAATTTGttcaagaaatataaaaagtagTCTCATTCTGCAAACTAAATAGAGACAACATTTGTTAGGAGGCTTGAATTGTTGCATCATCGTGTGCATTTGGTGAAGCATTTGTTCTTGTTGGAATTCCATCTCTCTCCTAAACAACTCTTCCTGAtgtttttatttcaattatatCTCCATTTTTGCTTGTTGTGCTATAATATTCTCTAACTCATgttgattttatttcatttccttcccaaatatcattcaaatcaaactaatcattacaacattttcaaactattcattacaactttcttaaacttttaaacaaaaaataattcaattttttcaaatctcaaaataaaaataatattaaaaaaattatattctaataatataactttataatattttttattcaacattttctcttttctttctcaaaactcaatgaatacttaactcaaactatttcactgttattcacaaaccatcttatATTATTCACAAAAGATTGCACACTCAATTGAAGGCATTATTGGATGATGAGGACAAACTAGAAGGCTTGATGCAACAACCCATATCCCTCAAATATCGTAAATGTGGAcccaagatttttttaaaatgtcaaTATCACTTGTTGAGGAATTCTAATTATATGTTGTGTCAACACATAGGACAACTATTGTTTCCTACacataagagaaaaaattaatattatcacaaatacaaaaaatatatttaattaaaatagata from Carya illinoinensis cultivar Pawnee chromosome 6, C.illinoinensisPawnee_v1, whole genome shotgun sequence includes:
- the LOC122312683 gene encoding uncharacterized protein LOC122312683 gives rise to the protein MISCPQEINLFKKKVIDDPNCPICLQQVESIEHVIWECEAARDVWGLYSRQLQKRSIRNQSFRELVTNLMEVLNKEMLTEMAVVAWRLCKRRNEAIFQKVFTSPSILWRQIHQKLQDLSLLNHKPPHSSSSNVMANSMDQWKAPLIDHYKINWDAAIDHKNCRVGIGTIIRNWEGQVMGTMKMNRPLYPDPYLAESYAALQATLLGVNMGLRKIILEGDALKVVKEINGDNENWGQAGMIISEVK